Proteins encoded by one window of Lutibacter sp. A64:
- a CDS encoding (Fe-S)-binding protein: protein MRVGLFIPCYINQLYPQVAIATLELLEKLNVDVYYPSTQTCCGQPLGNSGYEEDSKGACQLFVENFKEYDCIVGPSGSCIYHVKKHFDILEQTPDVVKVRNNAYELCEFIVKVLGKTDLGASFPHKVGLHKSCHGLRGLHLGSCSERMDPHFSTEEDLLNNVKGLELMKLNREDECCGFGGTFSVFEEAISVKMGKDKIQDHLNSGVEVITGADHSCLMHLEGLINRDNKPLRVMHIAEILNSTI from the coding sequence ATGAGAGTAGGCTTATTTATACCTTGTTATATCAATCAATTGTATCCACAAGTTGCTATTGCAACGTTGGAATTGTTAGAAAAATTAAATGTGGATGTATATTATCCATCTACACAAACTTGTTGTGGGCAACCTCTGGGAAACTCCGGATATGAAGAAGATTCAAAAGGAGCTTGTCAATTATTTGTTGAAAATTTTAAAGAATATGACTGTATAGTTGGGCCATCTGGAAGTTGCATTTATCACGTAAAAAAACATTTCGATATTTTAGAACAAACACCCGATGTTGTTAAAGTTAGAAATAATGCTTACGAGTTATGTGAATTCATAGTAAAAGTATTAGGAAAAACAGATTTAGGTGCTTCATTTCCACATAAAGTAGGTTTACATAAAAGTTGTCACGGTTTACGCGGATTGCATTTAGGATCTTGTTCCGAAAGAATGGATCCACATTTTTCTACAGAAGAAGATTTGTTGAATAATGTAAAAGGCTTAGAACTAATGAAACTGAACAGAGAAGATGAATGTTGTGGTTTTGGTGGAACATTTTCTGTATTTGAAGAAGCTATTTCAGTAAAAATGGGAAAAGATAAAATTCAAGATCATTTAAATAGTGGTGTTGAGGTTATTACGGGAGCAGATCATTCTTGTTTAATGCATTTAGAAGGTTTAATTAATAGAGATAATAAACCATTAAGAGTGATGCATATTGCAGAAATTTTAAATAG